In a genomic window of Rhizobium tumorigenes:
- a CDS encoding TonB-dependent siderophore receptor — MFREARTTVSPAGTSFKTTTGRLMVALLSSSALLAATPVFAQSDDAQATTLAKITIAGQGDRAGTIDKTIVAKSSRSSSKTDTPLLDAPASVSVVTAKEMKERGVTNLDQALAYTPGVSTDIYGSDDRYDHFLIRGFYQTTDGTFRDGLPMRVGGSFTASRLEPYGMELIDVLKGSNSTLFGLSGPGGIVNAVTKVPQDREFGEVYTTVGDGHVETGTDFGGALDKDGIWTYRVTGKWQNANAGIDHTNDDRVYVAPALTWSPDTDTTVTILTDYNKRDGNPGHAIPYKSGIDSETYLGEPDFDRVDTIERNVGYQLRHDFGNGFEFRQNARYTDLDMTYQQIYLGTADPASSRAALAIYGHSKRFQIDNQLQYDGSYGPFESRTLLGADYGRDSNSERRLDGSAGGVLDDSNPVYCGTRCISFGAPVDTRTRLTTAGTYLQEQLTINERWILTLGGRYDHADTMSESSGIRDDAVDTNFSKRAGLTFKATPELSVYANYSESFQPLAASRSTFLGTPKPQEGTQYEIGAKYRPEGMDALFTLALFDLTQKNVAQWASDYSYQYQVGKVNVKGIEFESKVALTDRLNLTAGYSYWDARIKDDATTGLIGNRPELVPNHMATLWADYTIPGKGAIGDINVGMGARFVGKTFGDNANTLPLASRTVFDAALNYKFKNGVALAVNATNIFDKEYVASIDDYSLAAYYGDRRAVRATLRYTW, encoded by the coding sequence ATGTTTCGCGAGGCTAGGACGACTGTATCGCCGGCGGGCACATCCTTTAAGACGACGACCGGACGTCTGATGGTCGCGCTTCTGTCGAGTTCGGCGCTGCTTGCTGCAACCCCGGTTTTCGCGCAGTCGGACGACGCGCAGGCAACGACGCTTGCCAAGATCACCATTGCGGGTCAAGGCGACCGAGCTGGCACCATCGACAAGACGATTGTCGCAAAGAGTTCCCGCTCCAGCAGCAAGACCGACACGCCGCTTCTCGACGCGCCGGCCTCGGTTTCCGTCGTCACCGCCAAGGAAATGAAGGAGCGCGGTGTCACAAACCTCGACCAGGCTTTGGCCTACACGCCCGGCGTTTCCACCGACATCTACGGCTCCGACGATCGCTACGACCACTTTTTGATCCGCGGCTTCTACCAGACGACCGACGGCACTTTTCGGGACGGTCTGCCGATGCGTGTCGGTGGCTCCTTTACCGCCAGCCGCCTCGAGCCGTACGGCATGGAACTGATCGATGTATTGAAGGGCTCCAACTCCACGCTGTTCGGCCTTTCCGGCCCCGGCGGTATCGTCAATGCAGTCACCAAGGTCCCGCAAGACCGGGAATTTGGGGAGGTCTATACGACGGTTGGCGACGGACATGTCGAGACCGGCACCGACTTCGGCGGAGCGCTCGACAAGGATGGCATCTGGACCTACCGCGTCACCGGAAAATGGCAGAATGCCAATGCCGGCATCGACCATACCAACGACGATCGCGTTTACGTCGCGCCGGCGCTGACCTGGTCGCCGGACACCGACACCACCGTCACCATCCTGACGGATTACAACAAGCGCGACGGCAACCCCGGCCATGCCATTCCCTACAAGTCGGGAATCGATTCCGAGACCTATCTCGGTGAGCCCGATTTCGACAGGGTCGACACCATCGAGCGCAATGTCGGCTATCAGCTGCGCCACGATTTTGGCAACGGTTTCGAGTTCCGGCAGAATGCCCGTTACACCGATCTCGACATGACCTATCAGCAGATCTATCTCGGAACTGCCGATCCTGCCTCGAGCCGCGCGGCATTGGCAATTTATGGCCATAGCAAGCGATTTCAGATCGACAACCAGCTCCAATATGACGGCAGCTACGGCCCGTTCGAAAGCCGCACGCTCCTGGGCGCCGATTATGGCCGCGACAGCAACAGCGAACGTCGCCTCGACGGTTCTGCCGGTGGCGTCCTCGATGACAGCAACCCCGTCTATTGCGGCACTCGCTGCATTTCGTTCGGCGCACCCGTGGACACAAGGACAAGGCTGACAACTGCGGGCACATACCTCCAGGAACAGCTGACGATTAATGAGCGCTGGATCCTGACGCTCGGTGGCCGCTACGATCACGCCGACACCATGTCGGAGAGCTCTGGCATCCGCGACGACGCGGTCGACACGAATTTCTCCAAGCGCGCCGGGCTTACCTTCAAGGCAACCCCCGAGCTCTCGGTCTACGCCAATTATTCGGAATCTTTCCAGCCGCTGGCAGCAAGCCGCTCGACCTTCCTCGGCACGCCCAAGCCGCAGGAGGGCACACAGTACGAAATCGGTGCAAAATACCGGCCCGAGGGTATGGATGCGCTGTTTACCCTCGCGCTGTTCGACCTGACCCAGAAAAACGTGGCACAGTGGGCGTCGGACTATTCCTACCAGTACCAGGTGGGCAAGGTGAACGTGAAGGGTATCGAGTTCGAGAGCAAGGTCGCACTCACCGACCGGCTGAACCTGACGGCAGGCTATTCGTATTGGGACGCTCGGATCAAGGATGACGCGACCACGGGGCTGATCGGCAACCGGCCCGAGCTCGTTCCCAACCACATGGCAACGCTCTGGGCCGACTATACCATTCCCGGCAAAGGCGCGATCGGTGACATCAATGTCGGGATGGGCGCCCGTTTTGTCGGCAAGACGTTCGGCGACAATGCCAACACGCTGCCGCTTGCCTCGAGAACGGTCTTCGACGCGGCGCTCAACTACAAGTTCAAGAACGGCGTTGCCCTGGCCGTCAACGCCACCAATATCTTCGACAAGGAATATGTAGCCAGCATCGACGACTACAGTCTGGCCGCCTACTACGGCGACCGTCGCGCAGTGCGGGCGACCCTGCGCTACACCTGGTAG
- a CDS encoding phosphodiesterase, with amino-acid sequence MSKIIIFTDLHMVLEGETIIGLDPYQRLSRGIDHVNLHHRDAEFAVMTGDLSHRGSRQSYARLRELLGTLEIPVHLLVGNHDNRENFIAAYPESPRDEHGFIQQRIETEKGVMLLLDTLSGPPYVSPDVHAGVLCDNRLAWLKQNLAGAGDRPVYIFMHHPPLDTGFPGMDKIKLRNGEEFYDILAEYGNVRHIFAGHVHRTIGGSHRGIPFSIFKSPVHQQPMVFDTEDTSLSVDEPGAYGIVFLKPQGCLVHVEDYELSNHSISGSDALGN; translated from the coding sequence ATGAGCAAAATTATTATATTCACCGATCTGCACATGGTTCTCGAGGGAGAGACGATCATCGGCCTAGATCCCTATCAGCGCCTTTCGAGAGGGATAGATCATGTCAACCTGCATCACCGCGATGCTGAGTTTGCGGTGATGACGGGCGACCTCTCGCACCGCGGCAGTCGCCAATCCTATGCGAGACTGCGCGAACTGCTCGGCACGCTCGAAATTCCCGTCCACCTGCTGGTTGGCAACCACGACAATCGCGAAAACTTCATTGCGGCCTACCCTGAAAGCCCGCGTGACGAGCACGGCTTCATCCAGCAGCGGATCGAGACCGAAAAAGGCGTCATGCTTCTGCTCGATACGCTTTCCGGGCCGCCCTATGTCTCGCCGGACGTTCATGCCGGGGTGCTGTGCGACAATCGGCTTGCCTGGTTGAAGCAGAACCTCGCCGGTGCCGGCGACCGGCCCGTCTACATCTTCATGCATCACCCGCCGCTCGACACCGGGTTTCCCGGGATGGACAAGATCAAGCTTCGGAACGGCGAGGAGTTTTACGATATCCTTGCCGAATACGGGAATGTCCGTCACATCTTCGCCGGCCATGTTCACCGCACGATTGGCGGCTCCCATCGCGGTATACCTTTCTCGATATTCAAGAGCCCGGTCCATCAGCAGCCGATGGTATTCGACACGGAGGATACCTCTCTCTCCGTCGATGAACCGGGCGCCTACGGCATCGTTTTCCTGAAACCGCAGGGATGCCTCGTTCATGTCGAGGATTACGAACTGTCCAACCATTCGATATCGGGCAGCGACGCGCTCGGTAACTGA
- a CDS encoding FecCD family ABC transporter permease has protein sequence MSNSAVVTRRRWWALPALAIAAIFLLGFSISLAVSVGEISIPLQTTAEAVSNRIFGTGFAIDRIHQGIVWDYRLSRALVAASAGASLALCGAVLQALLRNPLAEPYVLGISAGASTGAVCITILGLGANVLGLSGGAFIGAVVAFALVGILASGAGGSGERIILCGVAGSQLFNALTSYIVTTSANAEQARGVLFWLLGSMSGVRWPDVYLSAPVTLAGFIVCLCHVRALDAFVFGADAATSLGIPVRRVQVVLLGTTAVMTASVVSMVGSIGFVGLVIPHAARFLVGPSHGRLLPATALGGAIFMVGADIASRIIIPQQILPIGVVTALFGAPAFAVILYRVRRTP, from the coding sequence GTGAGCAACAGCGCAGTCGTAACACGGCGCAGATGGTGGGCGCTTCCGGCGCTCGCCATTGCCGCCATCTTCCTCCTCGGATTTTCGATCAGCCTTGCAGTTTCCGTAGGGGAGATCTCCATCCCGTTGCAGACGACGGCAGAGGCTGTGTCGAACCGCATCTTCGGCACGGGATTTGCAATCGACCGTATTCACCAGGGCATCGTCTGGGATTACCGTCTCAGCCGGGCACTGGTTGCAGCCAGTGCCGGAGCCTCGCTGGCGCTCTGCGGCGCCGTGCTTCAGGCCCTGCTGCGCAACCCGCTGGCCGAACCCTATGTGCTTGGCATTTCGGCAGGCGCCTCGACAGGGGCCGTTTGCATCACGATCCTCGGGCTCGGCGCAAACGTTCTCGGCCTGTCCGGCGGCGCATTCATCGGTGCCGTCGTCGCCTTTGCGCTGGTGGGCATTCTGGCCTCAGGAGCAGGCGGGTCGGGCGAGCGGATCATTCTCTGCGGCGTTGCCGGATCGCAGTTGTTCAATGCCCTGACTTCCTACATCGTCACGACGTCTGCCAATGCCGAGCAGGCGCGCGGCGTGTTGTTCTGGCTGCTCGGTTCGATGAGCGGCGTGCGCTGGCCGGACGTCTATCTCTCCGCACCCGTGACCTTGGCGGGCTTCATCGTCTGCCTCTGCCATGTCAGGGCGCTCGACGCCTTCGTCTTCGGCGCCGACGCGGCGACCTCCCTCGGCATCCCGGTGCGCCGCGTGCAGGTCGTGCTCCTTGGCACGACCGCCGTCATGACGGCGAGCGTCGTCAGCATGGTCGGCTCGATCGGCTTCGTCGGGCTTGTCATTCCGCACGCCGCGCGCTTCCTGGTCGGGCCGTCGCACGGGCGCCTGCTGCCGGCGACCGCCCTTGGCGGTGCGATCTTCATGGTCGGAGCCGATATCGCCTCCCGCATCATCATCCCCCAGCAAATCCTGCCGATAGGCGTTGTCACGGCTCTCTTCGGAGCGCCCGCTTTTGCCGTCATCCTCTATCGTGTCCGGAGGACCCCATGA
- a CDS encoding FecCD family ABC transporter permease encodes MKAAADPGVIVLRSPRGRLSLRLRSRTVIACAIMLFVCLLLVLLSLVSGDYAVSISGVARTLSGRGDQMQEMIVLEWRLPRALLALLIGAALGISGGIFQSLTRNPLGSPDIIGFSAGAHTGALVAMLLLSEGYLGTATGALIGGLATAIAVYMLTYRGGIDGFRLIVVGIAVAAMLSAANVWMIRKADLQVAMSAAMWAAGSLNGLGLDRLLAVSVALAVLVPMAVALARPLRQLELGDEAALSSGVSPDRVRLALAVIGVALIAVATAAAGPIAFIALAAPQLARRVTRSAGVALVPSALMGGMLLVAADWAAQHALGLQLPVGVMTFNIGGLYFIWVLVSEGRK; translated from the coding sequence GTGAAGGCGGCGGCGGATCCGGGCGTCATTGTTCTGCGCTCACCTCGCGGGCGGCTTTCTCTGCGGCTGCGCAGCCGGACTGTTATCGCCTGCGCCATCATGCTGTTCGTCTGCCTCCTGCTCGTACTGCTGTCGCTCGTCTCCGGCGACTATGCGGTTTCAATATCGGGTGTGGCGCGGACGCTTTCGGGGCGGGGCGACCAGATGCAGGAAATGATTGTTCTCGAATGGCGTTTGCCCCGCGCCCTGCTTGCGCTGCTGATCGGCGCCGCACTTGGGATCAGTGGCGGCATCTTCCAGTCGTTGACGCGCAATCCGCTCGGTTCGCCGGATATCATCGGCTTTTCCGCGGGCGCCCACACCGGCGCGCTGGTGGCGATGCTGCTGTTGTCGGAGGGCTATTTAGGGACAGCCACGGGCGCACTGATCGGCGGTCTGGCAACGGCGATCGCAGTCTACATGCTGACCTATCGAGGGGGTATCGACGGATTTCGGCTGATCGTCGTCGGTATCGCCGTCGCCGCCATGCTGTCTGCCGCCAATGTCTGGATGATCCGCAAGGCAGACCTGCAGGTTGCGATGTCGGCTGCCATGTGGGCGGCAGGCTCGCTGAACGGCCTCGGCCTTGATCGACTGCTGGCGGTATCGGTGGCGCTGGCAGTGCTCGTGCCTATGGCCGTTGCCCTGGCAAGGCCGCTCCGTCAGCTCGAACTCGGCGACGAGGCGGCGCTTTCGTCTGGTGTGTCCCCGGATCGCGTCCGGCTGGCGCTGGCCGTCATCGGCGTGGCGCTGATCGCGGTAGCGACAGCTGCGGCAGGCCCCATCGCCTTCATCGCACTAGCAGCGCCACAGCTTGCACGGCGCGTGACCCGGTCGGCCGGGGTGGCGCTCGTGCCATCGGCGCTGATGGGCGGAATGCTGCTCGTCGCCGCGGACTGGGCAGCCCAGCACGCGCTAGGCCTCCAGCTGCCGGTCGGCGTGATGACGTTCAATATCGGCGGCCTATATTTCATATGGGTGCTAGTCAGCGAGGGACGCAAATGA
- a CDS encoding iron chelate uptake ABC transporter family permease subunit encodes MPSATTPPARTAGKRHAVRRRLAIAAAGCLLLVVLCLISLAVGARSVSISTVFDALTAYDARLPDHIAVRDYRLPRTLLGLLCGAGFGVSGAIIQAITRNALADPGLLGVNAGAVFFVTIAAGVFGLQAVSTYLWFAFLGAIVVTVIVYALGSLGRAGATPVRLLLAGVAINAVLGGIGSAIVLLDPVGFDSMRLWSIGALGGRDMAVVSAVAPFIIVGLAIAGVIAPALNSLALGNDTARALGTHVIRTRVLAAVSVTLLAGGGTAAVGPIGFIGLMTPHVVRWLLGPDQRLIFAGTMIFAPILLLSADIVGRLLLPGELEAGIVTAFIGAPVLILLVQRQKVSGL; translated from the coding sequence ATGCCGTCCGCCACAACACCGCCGGCGCGCACAGCGGGAAAGCGCCATGCAGTCCGGCGACGATTGGCAATTGCCGCTGCAGGCTGCCTGCTGCTGGTAGTCCTGTGCCTGATCAGCCTGGCGGTCGGCGCCCGTTCTGTCTCGATTTCCACCGTCTTCGATGCGCTGACGGCCTATGACGCTCGCCTGCCGGATCACATCGCGGTTCGGGACTATCGCTTGCCGCGCACGCTGCTCGGGCTTTTATGCGGAGCGGGTTTCGGTGTGTCCGGTGCCATCATCCAGGCGATCACCCGCAATGCGTTGGCCGATCCCGGTCTGCTCGGCGTCAATGCCGGCGCTGTCTTTTTCGTGACGATCGCTGCCGGCGTATTCGGCCTGCAGGCCGTCAGCACCTATCTTTGGTTCGCCTTTCTCGGGGCCATTGTCGTCACTGTGATCGTCTATGCGCTCGGATCGCTCGGTCGCGCCGGAGCGACCCCGGTCCGGCTGCTGCTTGCCGGCGTCGCGATCAATGCGGTGCTTGGCGGCATCGGATCGGCCATCGTGCTGCTCGATCCGGTCGGCTTCGACAGCATGCGGCTCTGGTCGATCGGCGCTCTCGGTGGCCGCGACATGGCGGTGGTGTCTGCGGTGGCGCCGTTCATTATTGTGGGGCTTGCCATCGCAGGCGTCATCGCACCGGCGCTGAATTCGTTAGCGCTCGGCAATGATACCGCCCGGGCGTTGGGGACCCATGTTATCCGCACCCGCGTGCTGGCTGCGGTGTCCGTGACCCTTCTTGCCGGTGGCGGCACGGCGGCGGTCGGACCGATCGGCTTTATCGGTCTTATGACGCCGCATGTCGTCCGCTGGCTGTTGGGCCCCGATCAACGGCTGATTTTCGCCGGTACGATGATCTTTGCGCCAATTCTGCTGCTGTCCGCCGATATCGTCGGGCGCCTTCTCCTGCCAGGCGAGCTGGAAGCTGGTATCGTCACCGCCTTCATCGGTGCTCCCGTGCTCATCCTGCTGGTGCAGCGTCAGAAAGTGAGCGGCTTGTGA
- a CDS encoding ABC transporter substrate-binding protein — protein MRQFLSSITLACGLLGMAAPAFAATTYPLSITNCGQQETFTKPPSKIVSIGQGMTEVLLSLGLADKIVGTAVWVGPVLPQYAEANSKIKRLADNDPSFESVVGRQPDLVAAEFEWHVGPQGSVGKREQFSDLGINTYISPADCVAKVNADGGDGVRKQMFSMDLVYQEIAQLSEVFDIKDRGDALIADLRKREATAVASVEGAAAKHLPIVFWFSSKEVRGDAFIAGKNGAPAYMMKALDARNVVTTEEEWPLVGWETISQANPAVIVIATMDRRRYAADDPKVKLDFLQNDPVTSEMDAVRNKRFVMMDAQSMNPTIRTIDGIEVLANGIRSFGLTR, from the coding sequence ATGCGTCAGTTTCTGTCCAGCATTACGCTTGCCTGCGGGCTTCTCGGCATGGCCGCCCCCGCATTTGCGGCGACGACCTATCCACTTTCGATAACCAACTGCGGCCAGCAGGAGACCTTCACCAAGCCGCCTTCGAAGATAGTATCCATCGGCCAGGGGATGACCGAAGTTCTCCTGTCTCTCGGCCTTGCCGACAAGATCGTCGGCACGGCCGTTTGGGTAGGCCCCGTGCTTCCGCAATATGCGGAGGCCAACAGTAAGATCAAAAGGCTGGCCGACAACGATCCGAGCTTCGAATCCGTCGTCGGACGCCAACCCGACCTGGTGGCTGCGGAATTCGAGTGGCATGTCGGACCGCAGGGTTCCGTCGGAAAGCGGGAGCAATTCTCCGACCTCGGCATAAACACCTATATTTCACCAGCCGATTGTGTCGCCAAAGTCAATGCCGACGGCGGAGACGGGGTCCGCAAGCAGATGTTCAGCATGGATCTGGTCTATCAGGAGATCGCCCAACTCTCCGAAGTGTTCGATATCAAGGACCGCGGCGATGCCCTGATCGCCGACCTCAGGAAACGCGAGGCCACCGCTGTGGCATCCGTTGAAGGGGCTGCCGCCAAGCACCTGCCGATCGTCTTCTGGTTCTCGAGCAAGGAGGTGCGCGGCGATGCCTTCATAGCCGGCAAGAACGGTGCTCCAGCCTATATGATGAAGGCCCTCGATGCGCGCAACGTCGTGACGACAGAGGAGGAATGGCCGCTTGTCGGCTGGGAAACGATATCCCAGGCGAACCCGGCCGTCATCGTCATCGCCACCATGGATCGCCGCCGCTATGCGGCAGACGATCCCAAGGTGAAGCTGGACTTCCTGCAGAACGATCCCGTCACCAGCGAAATGGACGCCGTCAGGAACAAACGATTTGTGATGATGGATGCGCAGTCAATGAACCCGACGATCCGGACGATCGACGGCATCGAGGTTCTTGCAAATGGCATCAGGTCCTTCGGTCTGACCCGGTGA
- a CDS encoding ABC transporter ATP-binding protein gives MSISVDDVTYAAGNTLIVDGISLAIEQGKVLGLLGPNGSGKSSLLRLICRLRKVRSGIIRLGEQDVAGLSRGEISRRIGFVEQQSTTDTPLTVADVVRLGRTPHRGLLSTWNSDDDAAVEIALARVDMQTRAAQLWQTLSGGERQRVHIARALAQAPTELLLDEPTNHLDIQHQLDILSLVAKLDITCIVALHDLNLAAMFCDSLVVLQDGKVVAAGSPEDVLTEHLIGTVFGVKAHVEKSAIHGRCHIQYLLA, from the coding sequence ATGAGCATATCCGTCGACGACGTCACCTATGCAGCCGGCAACACGCTCATCGTCGACGGCATCAGCCTGGCGATCGAGCAAGGCAAGGTTCTCGGCCTGCTCGGGCCAAACGGATCGGGGAAATCCAGCCTGCTGCGCCTGATCTGCCGGTTGCGGAAAGTCCGCAGCGGCATCATACGTCTCGGAGAACAGGATGTGGCTGGCTTGTCGCGGGGCGAAATCTCGCGCCGCATTGGCTTCGTCGAGCAGCAATCGACGACGGACACGCCGTTGACCGTGGCAGACGTCGTCCGCCTCGGCCGCACGCCGCATCGAGGGCTGCTCTCCACCTGGAACAGCGACGACGATGCCGCCGTCGAGATCGCGCTCGCTCGCGTCGACATGCAGACCCGGGCAGCCCAACTATGGCAGACGCTGTCGGGCGGCGAGCGTCAGCGGGTGCACATTGCCCGGGCGCTGGCGCAGGCTCCGACCGAGCTGCTACTCGACGAGCCGACAAACCATCTCGATATCCAGCACCAGCTGGATATCCTGTCGCTTGTTGCCAAACTCGATATCACCTGCATCGTCGCCCTTCACGACCTCAATCTTGCGGCCATGTTCTGCGACAGCCTTGTGGTCTTGCAAGACGGCAAGGTCGTCGCCGCCGGATCACCTGAAGACGTCCTCACCGAACACCTCATCGGCACCGTCTTCGGAGTAAAAGCCCACGTAGAAAAGTCCGCGATCCACGGCCGTTGCCACATCCAGTACCTGCTCGCCTAG
- a CDS encoding ABC transporter ATP-binding protein, translating into MTTARLRAEAVTLRYRELTVARELSVTIPDNAFTVIVGPNACGKSTLLRALSRLLRPTQGEIILDGASIGSLPARDVARRLGLLPQSSIAPDGITVEDLVSRGRYPHQSIFRQWSAADQQAVAASMSATGVADIATRLVDELSGGQRQRVWLAMVLAQQTPILLLDEPTTFLDITHQIDLLDLLADINADGRTVVAVLHDLNHACRYATHLIAMRDGAIVAEGPPAAIVTEQLIEDVFGLACVIVPDPVTGTPMIVPRGRHSAAQARPVADVPRPAADKEDIA; encoded by the coding sequence ATGACGACGGCCAGACTGCGCGCGGAAGCAGTGACTTTGCGCTACCGGGAGTTGACGGTCGCCCGCGAGCTCTCGGTGACTATTCCGGATAACGCATTTACCGTTATCGTCGGCCCGAATGCCTGCGGCAAGTCGACATTGCTGCGGGCCTTGTCGCGCCTGCTGCGGCCGACGCAGGGGGAGATCATCCTCGACGGGGCCAGCATAGGCAGTCTGCCGGCCAGGGACGTGGCGCGTCGGCTCGGGCTTTTGCCCCAAAGTTCGATCGCGCCTGACGGCATTACCGTCGAAGACCTCGTGTCGCGCGGCCGTTATCCGCACCAGTCCATCTTTCGCCAGTGGTCGGCGGCCGATCAGCAGGCCGTCGCCGCTTCGATGTCAGCGACGGGCGTCGCCGACATTGCCACCCGGCTCGTCGACGAACTGTCCGGTGGGCAACGACAGAGGGTCTGGCTCGCCATGGTTCTGGCCCAGCAGACGCCGATCCTGCTCCTCGACGAGCCAACCACCTTTCTCGACATCACGCACCAGATCGACCTGCTCGACCTTTTGGCCGATATCAATGCCGACGGGCGCACCGTCGTGGCGGTGCTGCATGATCTCAACCATGCCTGCCGCTATGCCACGCACCTGATCGCGATGCGCGACGGCGCCATCGTTGCGGAAGGCCCGCCGGCAGCGATCGTGACCGAGCAACTGATCGAAGACGTCTTCGGCCTTGCCTGCGTCATCGTCCCGGATCCGGTGACGGGAACCCCTATGATCGTGCCGCGCGGGCGCCACTCGGCAGCGCAAGCCCGGCCGGTAGCCGACGTCCCCCGTCCCGCTGCAGACAAGGAGGATATCGCATGA
- a CDS encoding ABC transporter substrate-binding protein, which produces MALPVTSRRDLLCGLATALLAPALMHTPAIAADGPLQFDHAFGVTALPRPATRVVSLGYLTQDPLLALEVIPLAIRDWFGNQPSAVWPWAQPFLKDARPAVIKGNVGLELVATLQPDLIVGIGSGISEAEYAGLSRIAPVLMQPKAFPAYGMPWDEMTRLIGRAVGKDRLADELVAKTRNDFAAARQRHPDWAGRTAVAAYHYGSETGFFASSDTRGHFLTELGFTPTAANRLLDGSKNFYQKLSPEDLSALEADLVMWVSSPETATDLAALPMRRVLKAHSEGREVFAGGTVAAALSFGSVLSLPFVLSALEADIAAALDGDPKTPVASAVRAGIAP; this is translated from the coding sequence ATGGCTCTCCCCGTTACCAGTCGTCGCGACCTGCTGTGTGGGCTCGCGACCGCTCTGCTGGCGCCAGCCCTGATGCACACCCCCGCCATTGCTGCCGACGGGCCGCTGCAATTCGACCATGCCTTCGGCGTGACTGCCCTGCCGAGGCCCGCCACGCGCGTTGTGTCGCTTGGATACCTCACCCAGGATCCCTTGCTCGCGCTCGAGGTCATCCCGCTTGCGATCCGCGACTGGTTCGGTAACCAGCCGTCTGCAGTCTGGCCCTGGGCTCAACCTTTTCTGAAGGACGCCCGCCCCGCTGTCATCAAGGGCAATGTCGGGCTGGAACTCGTCGCGACCTTGCAGCCGGATCTGATTGTTGGCATCGGGTCAGGCATATCGGAAGCAGAATATGCCGGGCTTTCGCGCATTGCGCCCGTGCTGATGCAGCCGAAGGCGTTTCCGGCCTACGGCATGCCGTGGGATGAGATGACACGGCTCATCGGTCGCGCAGTCGGCAAAGATCGTCTGGCCGACGAACTGGTTGCCAAAACCAGGAATGACTTTGCGGCCGCGCGCCAGCGGCATCCGGATTGGGCCGGACGCACTGCCGTCGCCGCCTATCACTACGGCAGCGAGACTGGATTTTTCGCATCCTCGGACACCCGCGGCCATTTCCTGACCGAGCTCGGATTTACCCCAACTGCCGCCAACCGCCTGCTCGACGGTTCCAAAAACTTCTACCAGAAGCTCTCGCCGGAAGACCTGTCCGCTCTCGAAGCGGACCTCGTCATGTGGGTATCGTCTCCCGAGACTGCGACGGATCTCGCGGCCCTGCCGATGCGCCGTGTCCTGAAAGCCCATTCCGAGGGTCGCGAAGTCTTTGCAGGCGGCACGGTCGCAGCCGCCCTTTCTTTCGGCAGCGTGCTGTCGTTGCCCTTCGTTTTATCCGCGCTCGAGGCCGATATCGCAGCAGCACTCGATGGCGATCCCAAGACACCCGTAGCCTCTGCGGTCCGCGCCGGAATTGCCCCTTGA